Proteins from a genomic interval of Rosa chinensis cultivar Old Blush chromosome 2, RchiOBHm-V2, whole genome shotgun sequence:
- the LOC112188583 gene encoding heterogeneous nuclear ribonucleoprotein H — translation MYGSRGAMLGGGGLSDVYEVGSKRPRMMESNPYFAVGSSARGFQPFGGYGGGFQLPAFPVVRLRGLPFNCTDIDIFKFFAGLDIVDVLLVNKGGRFSGEAFVVFAGPLQVELALQRDRQNMGRRYVEVFTCKRQDYYNAVAAEVSYEGIYDNDFQGSPPPAKSSSKRFNDKEKMEYTEILKLRGLPFSVKRSQIIDFFGDFKVVEDRVHIACRPDGKATGEAYVEFVSAEEAKKAMSKDKMMIGSRYVELFPSTPDEARRAESRSRQ, via the exons ATGTACGGATCAAGAGG GGCAATGTTGGGAGGCGGGGGGTTATCGGACGTCTACGAGGTCGGCTCAAAGAGACCAAGAATGATGGAATCAAATCCCTACTTCGCAGTTGGCAGCAGTGCAAGGGGCTTTCAACCTTTCGGCGGCTATGGTGGCGGCTTCCAGCTTCCTGCTTTCCCCGTGGTCCGTCTTAGGGGGCTTCCTTTCAACTGCACAGACATTGACATCTTCAAGTTCTTTGCTGGACTGGATATTGTGGATGTGTTGCTGGTCAACAAGGGTGGACGCTTCTCAGGAGAGGCCTTTGTTGTCTTTGCTGGACCTTTGCAGGTTGAGTTAGCTCTTCAAAGAGATCGGCAGAACATGGGGCGTAGGTATGTTGAAGTTTTCACATGCAAGAGGCAGGATTACTACAATGCTGTTGCAGCAGAGGTCAGCTATGAAGGGATTTATGACAATGATTTTCAAGGAAGTCCTCCTCCAGCTAAATCATCATCAAAGCGGTTCAATGATAAGGAAAAAATGGAATACACTGAGATATTGAAGTTGCGTGGTCTACCATTCTCTGTAAAAAGATCTcaaattattgatttttttggAGATTTCAAGGTCGTTGAAGATAGAGTACATATTGCTTGCCGCCCAGATGGAAAAGCTACCGGAGAGGCATACGTGGAGTTTGTTTCTGCAGAAGAGGCTAAAAAGGCAATGTCCAAGGACAAGATGATGATTGGGTCCAGGTATGTGGAGCTGTTTCCATCAACACCAGATGAAGCTCGACGGGCAGAATCCAGATCAAGGCAGTGA
- the LOC112188624 gene encoding ubiquitin-conjugating enzyme E2-17 kDa-like: MASKRISKELRDLQRDPPTSCSAGPVGEDMFHWQATIMGPADSPYAGGVFLVSIKFPGDYPFKPPKVEFKTKVYHPNINSTNGSICLDILKDQWSPALTISKVLLSISSLLTDPNPDDPLVSEIANMYKTNRAKYEATASSWTHKYAMG, translated from the coding sequence ATGGCATCAAAACGCATCTCGAAGGAGCTCAGGGATTTGCAGAGAGACCCGCCTACCTCCTGCAGTGCTGGTCCCGTGGGCGAGGACATGTTTCATTGGCAAGCAACAATTATGGGACCTGCTGATAGCCCATATGCAGGTGGTGTTTTTCTAGTTTCAATTAAGTTCCCTGGGGATTATCCATTCAAGCCTCCGAAGGTTGAATTTAAGACCAAAGTATACCATCCAAACATCAATAGTACTAATGGAAGCATTTGTCTTGATATTCTTAAAGATCAATGGAGCCCTGCGCTAACCATTTCCAAGGTGCTGTTATCTATAAGTTCTTTGTTGACAGACCCCAACCCTGATGATCCTCTTGTCAGTGAGATTGCAAACATGTACAAGACTAACAGGGCCAAGTATGAAGCCACTGCTAGCAGTTGGACACACAAGTACGCCATGGGCTAA